The following are encoded together in the Oscarella lobularis chromosome 10, ooOscLobu1.1, whole genome shotgun sequence genome:
- the LOC136192083 gene encoding regulation of nuclear pre-mRNA domain-containing protein 2-like: protein MAGFAVESLLRKLQKVNESAESIESLSLWLIHHAKHAKTIADAWIQVYQDAKSDRYKALFYLVNDVLQNGRRRGSDFSAAFRAVLPRAMALAHGRKCQSNFERTLIIWKERRVYDSPYVSYLRQVLGNGTSMLTSMPIPLNVEETYNVYDVIEEFQQVEANVASKMVKLNATRINTWDNDVLSTIKDKTEGHQFKEEVDEAVECLKECCKSTEKEIEARRRLITALQQCLIDQKDDAALAKKLVKQMTTTQSHVHKAHETIREERKRRKEKEREERSHHRRHHHRHHHHHHSSSSSRRKSPEKEKEYQQLKTPFEIPFEIPSLETGASFLMPVSGGGGGGDVIESTDMDIDTSGSDGEQEAAKRAKTTLEPPITREGPPAPAPPSLLSPFPPPLALPPPPQTAENSLRPLLPSSSGSNYPADSIASIPPLLGKPLHQPPPPPPPPPSSSSRDDEARQNGRQQRGGRGRLHPRFRSLLSSSHMPPPPPPPPRIPPPPPHYPSYPNEWPMGPPPSKFDDYRYEYEYRARGDMYAGGRGYEGEYYDERYPPPPPPPTYY, encoded by the exons atggcAGGATTCGCGGTCGAATCTCTATTGCGAAAGCTCCAGAAGGTCAACGAATCGGCGGAGAGCATCGAATCGCTCAGCCTGTGGCTAATTCACCACGCGAAAcacgcgaaaacgatcgccgacgctTGGATCCAAGTCTACCAAGACG CTAAATCGGATCGCTACAAGGCGCTCTTTTACCTCGTCAACGACGTTCTTCAAAACGGGAGACGACGCGGAAGCGATTTTTCCGCCGCGTTTCGCGCCGTTTTGCCGCGCGCTATGGCATTGGCTCA cgGTCGCAAATGTCAGTCGAATTTCGAAAGAACGCTTATTATATGGAAGGAGAGACGAGTGTACGATTCTCCTTATGTTTCTTATCTCAGACAAGTCTTGG GTAACGGTACAAGTATGTTGACTTCAATGCCTATTCCATTGAACGTGGAGGAA aCGTACAATGTTTATGATGTCATCGAGGAGTTTCAGCAAGTCGAAGCCAATGTTGCCTCGAAAATGGTCAAGCTAAATGCGACGAGAATTAACACGTGGGACAATGACGTTCTCTCGACCATAAAAG ATAAAACGGAAGGACATCAATTCAAGGAGGAAGTTGATGAGGCAGTGGAATGTTTGAAGGAATGTTGCAAATCGACGGAAAAAGAGAtcgaagcgagacgacgtctcatCACTGCATTGCAACAATGTCTCATCGATCAAAAGGACGACGCAGCTCTGGCGAAAAAACTAGTCAAA caaatgacgacgacccAGTCTCACGTGCATAAAGCCCacgaaacgattcgcgaggagaggaagcgaagaaaggagaaggagagagaggagCGATCTCaccatcgacgtcatcaccaTCGTcatcaccaccaccaccactcCTCATCCTCATCCCGCCGCAAATCcccggaaaaagaaaaggagtaTCAACAATTAAAAACTCCATTCGAAATTCCATTCGAAATTCCCTCACTCGAAACGGGCGCCTCCTTTCTAATGCCAGTcagcggtggcggcggcggcggtgacgtcatagaatCTACTGACATGGACATAGATACATCGGGATCAGACGGCGAACAggaagcggcgaaacgagCTAAAACGACGTTAGAACCACCAATAACACGAGAGGGTCCCCCCGCCCCCGCTCCACCCTCCCTCCTCTCCCCCTTTCCCCCACCACtcgctcttcctcctcctccccaaACGGCGGAAAATTCTCTAAGACCTCTACTCCCTTCTTCATCTGGAAGCAATTATCCCGCCGATTCAATTGCGTCAATACCGCCGCTACTCGGAAAACCGCTCCaccagccgccgccgccgccgccgccgccgccatcatcgtcgtcgcgggaCGACGAAGCGCGGCAAAACGGACGGCAACAGCGAGGCGGACGTGGTCGTTTGCATCCGAGatttcgttctcttctttcgtcgtcgcatatgccgccgccgccgccgccgccgcctcgcattccgccgccgccgccgcactATCCCTCCTATCCGAACGAATGGCCCATGGGTCCCCCACCCTCTAAATTTGACGACTATAGATATGAATATGAGTACAGGGCGAGGGGGGATATGTACGCAGGGGGGAGAGGATATGAAGGCGAATATTACGATGAACGatatccgccgccgccgccgccgccgacatATTATTAA